The proteins below come from a single Streptomyces sp. M92 genomic window:
- a CDS encoding MarR family winged helix-turn-helix transcriptional regulator: MSKASPGPTPGSLVWRLANKWRVAVDRAVAPLGLTHAQYVLVASLHGMQRAGERPSQRRLADHTGLEALYVSKLARVLESAGLIERTRDPRDPRAVQLALTEQGQAVTRQAVAVVQGLLQQLLEPLGGLNAPRTRAFTDELTALLDVPLAPSVPNDQSTRRRTP, from the coding sequence ATGAGCAAGGCTTCACCGGGCCCCACACCCGGCTCCCTGGTATGGCGACTCGCCAACAAGTGGCGCGTCGCGGTCGACCGCGCGGTGGCTCCGCTGGGTCTCACCCACGCGCAGTACGTATTGGTCGCGTCGCTGCACGGCATGCAGCGCGCTGGTGAGCGGCCCAGTCAGCGCCGGCTCGCCGACCACACCGGTCTGGAGGCGCTGTATGTCTCGAAGCTGGCGCGCGTCCTGGAGTCGGCCGGTCTGATCGAGCGCACCCGCGACCCCCGCGACCCGCGCGCCGTACAGCTCGCCCTCACCGAGCAAGGACAGGCTGTCACGCGGCAGGCCGTCGCGGTGGTCCAGGGACTACTCCAGCAACTGCTGGAGCCGCTCGGCGGCCTCAACGCCCCGCGGACGCGCGCGTTCACCGACGAGCTGACGGCCCTGCTCGACGTACCTCTCGCTCCATCCGTACCGAACGACCAGAGCACTCGGAGAAGAACACCATGA